The genomic segment TCCGTTTCGGGGCGCAGCGAGCGCAGCGCGCGGTCCAGCGCCGGGCGCTTCGCCTCGTCCGACGTCGCGCCGAGGAACTGGTAGAGGCGCCCTTCGACGCGGGCGAAGACCGCGGAAAGGCGCGTCGCGCCGGAATCGCCGTGCACGACGATCGCGCCGCGCCAGGCGTCCACGCCGTTCTGGACCGCCGCCGCGCCGTCGAAGGAGGCGTTCGGGTTCTTCTGCTTGAGGCGCTCGACGAACGCCGCGGGCGACAGCTGCGCCGCGTCGGCCGGGGCGAGGCGGAGCGCGAGCTGCGCCGTCGGCTTCTCCTCGTCGTCCGTCGCCGCGACCGCGGCCCTCGTGTTGATCGCCTTCCAGCCTTCGGGCAGGTCGAAGCGGAAGCGGAGCTGCGGGTGATGGAAGGTCAGCCCCTTCTGGAACCCCTGCCGCGGATCGTCGCCGAAGACCAAGCCGTCCACCCGCGCCAGCAGCTCTTCGCGCCCGACGCGCGGGTTGGCCGGGGCCGGCGCCGCCTGCGCGAGCCGGAGCGTCGTCGCCACGCGCTCGCCGGGATCCGGATGGGTCGAGAGCCAGCCGGGAAGGGACTTCCCGGACTCCTGCGCCAACTGGTCGAGGACGCCGAGGAAGCGGGACATCGCCGTCGGCTCGTAGCCGGCGCGGCCGATGTAGCGGACGCCGAGCATGTCGGCCTCCCGTTCCGCGTCGCGCGAGTAGCGGAGCAGGAGCATCTGCGCCCCCGCGCCGAGCAGCTGCCCGAACCGCTGCAGTTCCGGCCGGGCGATCGACGCCGCGCCGAGCCCGAGGTTGAGCAGTTGTCCGCGGCTCGCCTGCTCCGCGCCGTGGCGCGCCACGACGTGGCCGATCTCGTGCCCCATTACGCCGGCCAGCTCGGCCTCGCTGTCGGCGTGGGCGATCAGGCCGCGCGTGACGAAGGTCGGCCCGCCGGGAAGGGCGAAGGCGTTGACGACGGGAGAGTCGAGGACGGTGAACTGGTACGGGAGCTCGGGGCGTTCCGTCTTCGCCGCCAGCCCCTTGCCGATCCCCGAGACCCACTGCGCGAGGGCCGGATCGTCGTAGGCGCCGAACTCCTCCATCACCCCCGGAACGGCCGAAAGCCCCATCTCCCGCTCCTTCTCCGCGGAGACGAGGATCAGCTGGCTGCGGCCGGTCGCGGGGTTCGTCGCGCAGGCGATCAACGCGGCGGCGGCCAGCGCCGCGAGGAGGACGACGGCGAGGGCGAGGCGCTTCATGACGGCTCCCTTCGAGGGCGCGCGCGGGGGACAGGAACCGCCCCGCGGGAGGGACGCGCAGACGACGGCGGGCCGGCGTCCGCGGCCGCTCCGCGGCCCCGTGGGACGATACACGCAACAAGCGGGGCGGGCGTCGCCGCTGCTAACATTTGCCGCCTCGGAGGCGGACGACGATGACGGAACGGGACGCGGCGGATCTCGCGGAGAAGGAGCGGGCGTTGAGGGCGGCGCTGCGCGGCTACGGCCGCGTCGTGGTCGCCTTCTCCGGCGGCGTGGACAGCGCGACGCTGCTCGCCGTGGCCCGCGCGGAATTGGGAGAGGACGCAAGGGCCGTGCTCGCCGCCGGGCCGTCGCTGCCGGCGCGCGACCGCGCGGACGCCCTCGCCGTCGCCGAGCGGCTCGGCGCGCCGCTGGAGATCGTCGAGACGGGCGAGTTCGCCGACGAGCGTTATCTGCGCAACGACGCCGACCGCTGCTACTGGTGCCGCTTCGCGCTCGGCCGGGCGCTCGCGCCGCTGGCCCGCGCCGCCGGCGCGCAGCTCGTCTACGGCCCGGTCGCCGACGACCTCGACGAGGACCGGCCCGGAATGCGCGCCGCGGCGGAGGCGGGGTTCCGCGCGCCGCTGCTCGAGGCCGGCTTCACCAAGGCCGACGTGCGGGAACTGGCGCGCCGCCTCGGGCTCGGCCTCGCGGAGAAGCCGTCGTCGGCCTGTCTCGCGTCGCGCGTGCCGACCGGGGAGCGGATCGACGCCGGCCGCCTCGCGCGGATCGACGAGGCGGAGCAGGCGGTGCGCGCGCTCGGCTTCCGGATTGTGCGGGTGCGCGACCACGGCGTCGCGGCGCGGATCGAGCTGGGGCCGGAGGAGATCCCGGCGCTGCTCGACGCGGCGACGCGGGCCGCCGTCTCGGCGGCGGTGAAGAAGGCCGGGTTCCGCAAGGTCGCCGTCGACCTCGACGGCTATCGCCCCGCCGGGCTCAAGGAACGGCTGCCGGCGCGCTGAAGCGGCTTCGCCGCGCCGCGCCGTCGCCGGGCCCCAGGACCGTCTCCGAACGCGCCGCGCGGGCGCGGTCAGAAGAGGGCGGTGGGCGGCGTCTCGGGCGCCCAGGCGACGTCGGCCGCGCCGAAGGCGAGGAGCTGCCCGCCGCGGCGCCGCGCGTGGGCCAGCGCCTCGAGGCAGCGGCCCAGCAGGTCGTCCGGCCCCGCGATCCCCCGCGTCGGGAAGGAGGCGATGCCGGCGCTCGCGTCGGCGCCGGGGGTCGCCGCGACCACCCGGAGGCGCGCCGCCGCGGCCATCGCGCCGCCGGCGTCCGTTTCGGGCAGCAGCAGCGCGAAGCGCCCTTCGCCGAGGAAGGCCAGCGTGTCGCAGTCCCGCACCATGCCGCGCAGCCCGTCGGCGAGGCGGCGCGTCTCCTCGGCGTCCCCGGCCGGGTGGTCCGAGGAGAGCGCGACCATGGCCAACGGGCGGCGGTAGCGCGCGGCGCGCTCGAACTCCCGTCTGAGGAGCGCGGCGAAGAGAGCCGAACCGAGCAGCCCGGTTCCCGCGTCGCGGCCGGCCGGGCTTTCGCGGCGGGCGCGGCGGAGCAGCGCCGCGAGGCGCGCCCGCAACTGCGGCGCCGTCTCCACCGGATCGATCCAGACGTCCGCCCCCGCGGCGAGCGCGGCGACGCACGCTTCGGCGTCGCCCCAGACGACGACGAGCGGCATTCCGGTCCTCGGCGCCAGCGGATCGAGCTCCGCCGCCGCCGACTCGGCCGGCGCGAGCACGACGTCCGCGACCTGCGCCGACGCGGCGGCGAGCGAGGCGCCGTTGGGC from the bacterium genome contains:
- the larE gene encoding ATP-dependent sacrificial sulfur transferase LarE, with protein sequence MTERDAADLAEKERALRAALRGYGRVVVAFSGGVDSATLLAVARAELGEDARAVLAAGPSLPARDRADALAVAERLGAPLEIVETGEFADERYLRNDADRCYWCRFALGRALAPLARAAGAQLVYGPVADDLDEDRPGMRAAAEAGFRAPLLEAGFTKADVRELARRLGLGLAEKPSSACLASRVPTGERIDAGRLARIDEAEQAVRALGFRIVRVRDHGVAARIELGPEEIPALLDAATRAAVSAAVKKAGFRKVAVDLDGYRPAGLKERLPAR
- a CDS encoding M48 family metalloprotease, translating into MKRLALAVVLLAALAAAALIACATNPATGRSQLILVSAEKEREMGLSAVPGVMEEFGAYDDPALAQWVSGIGKGLAAKTERPELPYQFTVLDSPVVNAFALPGGPTFVTRGLIAHADSEAELAGVMGHEIGHVVARHGAEQASRGQLLNLGLGAASIARPELQRFGQLLGAGAQMLLLRYSRDAEREADMLGVRYIGRAGYEPTAMSRFLGVLDQLAQESGKSLPGWLSTHPDPGERVATTLRLAQAAPAPANPRVGREELLARVDGLVFGDDPRQGFQKGLTFHHPQLRFRFDLPEGWKAINTRAAVAATDDEEKPTAQLALRLAPADAAQLSPAAFVERLKQKNPNASFDGAAAVQNGVDAWRGAIVVHGDSGATRLSAVFARVEGRLYQFLGATSDEAKRPALDRALRSLRPETDPAALGVRPVVVRLAKVPAGTALPEFCAQRKDLGAPCKVVGDLNHLPSDARAAGTATWKYPVRQSAVYP